Proteins encoded in a region of the Equus asinus isolate D_3611 breed Donkey chromosome X, EquAss-T2T_v2, whole genome shotgun sequence genome:
- the LOC106846752 gene encoding DDB1- and CUL4-associated factor 12-like protein 2 codes for MAPQQTGSRKRKAPAVEAGAASSSSQGSAAAGGEGPLLLKKQRGPATRRSLVPYLKGREVGARGRAGLLGFEGELRGYAVQKLPELLRERELALGTLNKVFASQWLNARQVVCGTKCNTLFVVDVQSGQITRIPLMRDREPGPARAQPSCGIHAIELNPSKTLLATGGENPNSLAVYQLPTLDPVCLGDRHGHKDWIFAIAWMSDTVAVSGSRDGTVALWRMDPDIFNGSIAWHNDAGLPVYAHIRPRDLETIPRASTNPSNRKVRALAFSGKNQELGAVSLDGYFHLWKARSTLSRLLSIRLPYCRENVCLTYCDELSLYAVGSQSHVSFLDPRQRQQNIRPLCSREGGTGVRSLSFYQHIVTVGTGHGSLLFYDVRAQKFLEEKALASPDSSPGPAARKLKLTCGRGWLNHDDLWVNYFGGVGEFPNALYTHCYNWPEMKLFVAGGPLPSGLHGNYAGLWS; via the coding sequence ATGGCCCCGCAGCAAACAGGTAGCAGGAAGCGGAAAGCGCCGGCGGTCGAGGCGGGCGCCGCGAGCTCGTCGTCGCagggctcggcggcggcgggcggAGAGGGACCGCTGCTGCTCAAGAAGCAGAGGGGGCCGGCGACGCGGCGCTCGCTGGTGCCCTACCTGAAGGGCCGCGAGGTGGGCGCGCGGGGCCGCGCCGGGCTCCTGGGCTTCGAGGGCGAGCTGCGCGGCTACGCGGTGCAGAAGCTGCCCGAGCTGCTGCGGGAGCGCGAGCTGGCCCTGGGCACCCTCAACAAGGTGTTCGCGTCGCAGTGGCTGAACGCCAGGCAGGTGGTGTGCGGCACCAAGTGCAACACGCTCTTCGTGGTGGACGTGCAGTCGGGCCAGATCACGCGCATCCCCCTCATGCGGGACCGGGAACCCGGGCCGGCTCGGGCCCAGCCGAGCTGCGGCATCCACGCCATCGAGTTGAATCCCTCCAAGACGCTTCTGGCCACGGGGGGCGAGAACCCCAACAGTCTGGCTGTCTACCAGCTGCCCACCCTGGACCCCGTGTGCCTGGGCGACCGCCACGGTCACAAGGACTGGATCTTCGCCATCGCCTGGATGAGTGACACAGTGGCTGTGAGCGGCTCCCGCGATGGCACCGTGGCTCTGTGGCGGATGGACCCCGACATATTCAATGGCAGCATCGCCTGGCACAATGACGCGGGGCTCCCCGTGTACGCCCACATCCGTCCAAGGGACTTGGAGACCATCCCCAGGGCCAGCACCAACCCCAGTAACCGCAAGGTACGGGCCCTGGCCTTCAGTGGCAAGAACCAGGAGCTGGGAGCGGTGTCCCTGGACGGCTACTTCCACCTGTGGAAAGCCCGGAGCACCCTGTCCAGGCTGCTGTCCATCAGGCTGCCCTACTGCCGAGAGAACGTGTGCCTAACCTACTGCGACGAGTTGTCCCTGTACGCGGTGGGCTCCCAGTCCCACGTCTCCTTCCTGGATCCGCGCCAGCGCCAGCAGAACATCCGACCCCTGTGCTCTCGAGAGGGCGGCACGGGCGTGCGCTCGCTGAGCTTCTACCAGCACATCGTCACCGTGGGCACGGGCCACGGCTCCCTGCTCTTCTATGACGTCAGAGCCCAGAAGTTCCTGGAGGAGAAGGCCTTGGCCAGCCCGGACTCCTCTCCCGGGCCCGCAGCGAGGAAGCTCAAGCTCACCTGTGGCAGAGGCTGGCTCAACCACGATGACCTGTGGGTGAACTACTTTGGCGGCGTAGGCGAGTTCCCCAACGCGCTCTACACCCACTGCTACAACTGGCCTGAGATGAAGCTCTTCGTGGCTGGGGGCCCTCTCCCTTCAGGCCTCCATGGGAACTACGCAGGCCTCTGGAGCTAA